A DNA window from Camelina sativa cultivar DH55 chromosome 17, Cs, whole genome shotgun sequence contains the following coding sequences:
- the LOC104757474 gene encoding probable purine permease 4, whose amino-acid sequence MSDGRVNADQEQEQNLVKPTGKRSLILLLTTYFCLFVGSIASSLLAKYYFVHGGSSRWVSTWVQSAGFPLLLTLIYFPRYVFKTTTRRPFTRFTRRHLLFSVLIGFFLGINNFLFSWGTSYLPVSTSSLLLSTQLVFTLILSVLIVKQKVTFSNLNCVILLTLSSVLLALGSSSDKPDGLTKSKYYIGFASTIGAGLLFALYLPVTEKLYRSVYCYAMVMELQLMMELSATVFATIGMAFDGGFREMVNEANHVFTKGPTVYWTVAIFANVVTWQLCFAATSGMVYLTSGITGGICMTALLAMNVIGGVVVYGDKFGGVKIVSTVLCIWGFSSYIYGMYTKSKKAELMEKEKGEYSGVKTSEDGGEMEVEMGNVKDDVAAADDRV is encoded by the coding sequence atgaGTGATGGTCGAGTAAACGCggatcaagaacaagaacaaaacctggTTAAACCAACGGGTAAGAGATCTCTCATTCTCCTCCTCACCACATACTTTTGTCTCTTCGTCGGCTCCATCGCCTCGAGCCTCCTCGCCAAATACTACTTCGTCCACGGTGGCTCGAGCCGATGGGTCTCCACGTGGGTTCAATCCGCTGGCTTCCCTCTCCTCCTCACCTTGATCTACTTCCCTCGCTACGTCTTCAAAACCACCACTCGGCGTCCTTTCACGCGCTTCACGCGCCGCCATCTCCTCTTCTCCGTGTTGATCGGGTTTTTTCTCGGTATCAACAACTTCCTCTTCTCATGGGGAACCTCGTACCTCCCTGTGTCCACGTCATCGCTTCTCCTCTCGACACAGCTCGTCTTCACTCTCATCTTGTCCGTGCTCATTGTGAAACAGAAGGTCACTTTCTCAAACCTTAACTGCGTTATTCTTTTGACGTTAAGCTCTGTTCTGTTGGCTCTCGGTTCGAGTAGCGATAAACCGGACGGTTTAACTAAATCCAAGTATTACATCGGGTTTGCATCCACGATCGGAGCCGGTTTACTCTTCGCTCTATACCTCCCAGTGACGGAGAAGCTTTACCGCAGCGTCTACTGCTACGCGATGGTCATGGAGTTGCAGCTGATGATGGAGCTCTCCGCGACGGTTTTCGCCACGATCGGTATGGCTTTCGACGGCGGGTTTAGAGAAATGGTTAACGAAGCTAACCATGTTTTCACTAAAGGACCCACGGTCTACTGGACGGTTGCGATTTTTGCCAACGTGGTAACGTGGCAGCTCTGTTTCGCAGCCACGTCAGGGATGGTTTACTTGACGTCAGGGATCACCGGAGGTATCTGCATGACGGCGTTGCTCGCGATGAATGTGATCGGAGGTGTTGTGGTTTACGGTGACAAGTTTGGTGGAGTCAAGATTGTGTCGACTGTGCTATGTATTTGGGGGTTCTCGAGTTACATCTACGGGATGTATACAAAGTCGAAAAAGGCGGAGttgatggagaaggagaagggagaATATTCCGGCGTAAAGACGTCGGAAGACGGCGGAGAGATGGAGGTGGAAATGGGTAATGTTAAAGATGACGTGGCGGCGGCGGATGATAGGGTTTGA
- the LOC104759571 gene encoding uncharacterized protein LOC104759571 — protein MAISQAKPLLLLLLLVSLFLLPALGNKTRFFGNCDTQHQYPAIPTAVDISPYPVYRIRNANFTITGYTKIAIPSGVSVDLYLRGRYFRPTYSLCDITACPVSPGPFVLTFTNVFTSKYQKLQPDVMVNLRIMEKNMKDPIMCMGFLCPFTGYVPHLSQVTE, from the exons ATGGCGATATCTCAAGCCAAGCctttgctgcttcttcttctcctcgtgTCACTCTTTCTCTTACCCGCTTTGGGTAACAAAACCAGGTTCTTCGGAAACTGCGACA CTCAGCATCAGTATCCCGCTATACCCACTGCTGTGGACATCTCTCCATACCCGGTTTATCGTATCCGTAATGCTAACTTTACAATAACCGGCTATACAA AGATTGCAATCCCTAGTGGAGTTAGTGTAGATCTCTACTTAAGGGGTCGATACTTCAGACCTACTTACTCCCTTTGTGATATAACGGCATGTCCTGTTTCACCTGGCCCTTTTGTCCTTACTTTCACTAACGTATTCACTTCAAAATATCAAAAGCTACAA CCGGATGTTATGGTTAATCTAAGGATCATGGAGAAGAACATGAAAGATCCAATAATGTGCATGGGGTTCCTTTGTCCATTCACTGGTTATGTGCCGCATCTCAGTCAAGTTACCGAGTGA
- the LOC104757476 gene encoding uncharacterized protein LOC104757476, which translates to MADVQLKQRRGYIWAIAAGLNAALAAISAKFFSSLVIKYGLVVMCNVVMWACYVNSLRALSSLQATVTNFAANFLSSGLAGLFLFQESLSFRWFAGALSITIGVLILSKSSVDKKVSSD; encoded by the exons ATGGCTGATGTACAATTGAAGCAAAGAAGAGGTTACATCTGGGCAATCGCAGCTGGTCTCAATGCAGCTCTTGCCGCCATCTCTGCCAAGTTCTTTTCATCTCTC GTGATCAAGTATGGGTTAGTTGTAATGTGCAATGTGGTTATGTGGGCATGTTATGTAAACAGTTTAAGAGCTCTCTCGTCTCTACAAGCTACTGTCACAAACTTTGCTGCTAATTTCTTATCTTCCGGTTTAGCtggtctctttctttttcaagaaTCTTTATCCTTCCGC TGGTTTGCAGGAGCTTTATCGATTACCATTGGAGTTCTGATCCTCAGTAAGTCGAGTGTCGATAAGAAGGTTAGCTCCGATTAG
- the LOC104757478 gene encoding uncharacterized protein LOC104757478, translated as MPPPAMLAFEDGLAHNSSDSEWQGFSVFPGENPNTTPYPNTNINFLIKKAILENEKSISPIFSRSSARDDSFRMVLPPAMPPPRDSAVPLPMLPEPMRTRKKLSHQESFLFMRKTHYSEKILYKEEDFKCNAFCLSLPGFGKHKPVRSSSKRQDSMEKKMIRASSFTNSTVSIRASLEKFECGSWASTTALIQDNGRLFHDFPVEMTKCNSRGGNRGRDVQEPVTSGFLFDRETETLALRSVLKTRSTRDHRRSAETSPQRRVRFSTSSSSASVSCPTSPRTCITPRLRKARDDFNTFLTAQNA; from the coding sequence ATGCCTCCTCCGGCAATGCTTGCGTTTGAAGATGGTTTAGCCCATAATTCGAGTGATAGTGAGTGGCAAGGTTTCAGTGTTTTTCCAGGAGAAAACCCTAACACAACCCCTTACCCTAACACTAATATCAATTTCTTGATTAAGAAGGCAATTCTGGAGAACGAGAAATCAATCAGTCCTATTTTCTCCCGTTCCTCAGCAAGAGACGACAGCTTCAGAATGGTACTGCCGCCTGCCATGCCTCCTCCTAGAGACTCAGCAGTTCCGCTTCCTATGCTCCCAGAGCCAATGAGAACTCGGAAGAAGCTTAGCCACCAAGAATCATTCCTTTTTATGAGGAAAACACATTACTCGGAGAAGATTCTCTACAAGGAAGAAGATTTCAAATGTAACGCCTTCTGCTTATCTCTGCCTGGATTCGGTAAACACAAGCCCGTTAGATCTTCTTCGAAACGACAAGATtctatggagaagaagatgatcagagCTTCTTCCTTCACGAATTCAACTGTTTCCATACGCGCCTCGTTAGAGAAATTCGAATGCGGTTCTTGGGCTTCGACGACCGCTCTGATCCAAGATAACGGTCGGTTGTTTCATGATTTCCCCGTGGAGATGACGAAGTGCAACAGCCgaggaggaaacagaggaagagatgTGCAAGAACCGGTGACTTCTGGTTTCTTGTTCGATAGAGAAACAGAGACTTTGGCTTTAAGAAGCGTTTTGAAAACGAGGAGTACTAGAGATCACCGGAGATCGGCTGAGACTTCACCGCAACGTCGTGTGAGATTCTCGACTTCGTCCTCGTCCGCTTCTGTTTCTTGCCCTACTTCTCCGCGAACTTGTATCACTCCACGTTTGCGTAAGGCTAGAGATGACTTCAATACTTTCTTGACCGCACAAAACGCATGA